The Zobellia alginiliquefaciens genome contains a region encoding:
- a CDS encoding AAA family ATPase, which produces MENNEIQNEDLNFNNRIPLEDLKNAVSDIKRELSKVIIGQENFVELLIVSLLVDGHVLIEGVPGIAKTVTAKLFAQTLKTDFNRIQFTPDLMPSDILGTSIFNVKTSEFEYKKGPIFSNIVLIDEINRAPAKTQAAMFETMEERQVTMDGTTYKMKAPFMVLATQNPIEQEGTYALPEAQLDRFLFKIKVDYPSVEEEILIIKTHHERKGAIVKELINGVLTPEQLVKYKANIQDVIVEEKIIKYIAEIISKTRNHPHLYLGGSPRASIATLNASKAYAAISGRDFVTPEDIKKTLVPILNHRVILTPEREMEGMTTESVIQMITESVEIPR; this is translated from the coding sequence ATGGAAAATAATGAGATTCAAAACGAAGATCTTAACTTCAATAACCGCATTCCGCTAGAAGATTTAAAGAATGCCGTTAGCGATATAAAAAGAGAGCTTTCTAAAGTTATAATCGGGCAGGAAAACTTTGTAGAACTGCTAATTGTTTCGTTGTTGGTTGACGGGCACGTACTCATTGAAGGGGTGCCCGGCATTGCTAAAACGGTTACGGCAAAGCTATTTGCCCAAACCCTAAAGACGGATTTTAACCGAATTCAGTTTACGCCAGACCTTATGCCCAGCGATATTTTAGGCACTTCTATTTTCAACGTAAAAACGTCTGAGTTCGAATATAAAAAAGGGCCTATTTTCTCTAATATTGTTCTAATTGATGAAATAAACAGGGCTCCTGCAAAAACTCAGGCCGCTATGTTCGAAACCATGGAAGAACGCCAAGTTACCATGGATGGTACTACTTATAAAATGAAAGCTCCATTTATGGTTTTGGCCACCCAGAACCCAATTGAACAAGAGGGCACTTACGCCCTGCCCGAAGCCCAGTTAGACCGGTTTCTATTCAAGATAAAGGTAGATTATCCTTCGGTAGAGGAAGAAATATTAATTATAAAAACGCATCACGAACGCAAAGGTGCCATAGTTAAAGAACTAATTAACGGCGTGCTAACCCCTGAACAATTAGTAAAGTATAAAGCCAATATTCAGGACGTGATAGTAGAAGAAAAGATAATAAAATATATTGCTGAGATTATCTCAAAAACAAGAAACCATCCGCATCTATATTTGGGAGGTTCACCAAGAGCTTCTATTGCCACCTTAAATGCGTCAAAAGCCTATGCAGCAATAAGCGGAAGAGATTTTGTAACCCCAGAAGACATTAAAAAAACACTTGTACCCATTCTTAACCACCGGGTAATTCTAACCCCGGAACGTGAGATGGAAGGCATGACCACAGAAAGTGTAATTCAAATGATAACAGAGTCGGTTGAAATACCGAGATAA
- a CDS encoding DUF4350 domain-containing protein, with protein MDKKGLKYIVIAVATVALLMVMQYNSPKEINWTNSYVAKHKIPYGTFVLNDVMEHLFENKIQDVHIPPFEFLQANEDVSGTYFFVNNTINFGESELFSLLDWVDKGNTLFIASENYEEQLLDTLKLNTATLFSGLENIRSHKHRLVNPQLASKDGYFFNKEDHVTYFQDFKTDTMTILGTVTNIDKSKTEVETEQVNNVVKTSFGKGEIILSTFPKAFTNYFILKDNNKQYTAGLLSYLDDSRTIYMDNHHKSGKAVYTSPMYVFLNTKEFKWAYYLALIGVVIYVFFEGKRKQRAIPIIIPLKNQTLAFTRTIADMYFEKGERKQIAAHKTAHFLEYIRSNFYLNTFNKDDEFYENLAARSNHSKEEVKTLFSLIEQLEAKDILTDTELQKLNTAIEKFKKKSHGK; from the coding sequence ATGGATAAAAAGGGACTCAAATACATAGTCATAGCCGTGGCAACCGTTGCTTTGTTAATGGTCATGCAGTACAACAGTCCTAAAGAAATAAACTGGACCAACTCCTATGTAGCCAAACACAAAATTCCTTATGGCACTTTTGTATTGAATGATGTAATGGAGCATCTTTTTGAGAATAAAATACAAGATGTACACATACCTCCTTTTGAATTTCTGCAAGCAAATGAAGATGTATCGGGAACATATTTTTTTGTCAACAATACTATCAATTTTGGTGAATCGGAATTATTTTCACTTTTAGATTGGGTAGATAAAGGGAACACCCTTTTCATCGCGTCTGAAAATTATGAAGAACAACTTTTGGACACTTTGAAGCTAAATACCGCTACTCTTTTCAGTGGATTGGAAAATATACGTTCACACAAACACAGACTTGTCAACCCTCAATTGGCGTCTAAAGATGGTTACTTTTTTAACAAAGAAGACCATGTCACCTACTTCCAAGATTTTAAAACGGATACTATGACCATCTTAGGGACGGTCACCAATATAGATAAGTCCAAAACCGAGGTAGAAACAGAACAAGTTAACAATGTAGTTAAAACTTCATTTGGTAAAGGAGAAATCATACTAAGCACTTTTCCAAAAGCCTTTACCAACTATTTTATTTTAAAGGACAACAACAAACAGTACACGGCAGGCCTCCTATCTTATCTGGATGACTCTCGTACGATTTACATGGACAACCATCATAAAAGCGGCAAAGCTGTTTATACCTCGCCCATGTACGTTTTTTTAAATACAAAAGAATTTAAATGGGCGTACTATTTAGCTCTGATAGGGGTAGTGATTTACGTGTTTTTTGAAGGAAAACGGAAGCAGCGTGCCATACCTATCATAATTCCGCTTAAGAATCAGACACTGGCGTTTACGCGGACTATTGCAGATATGTATTTTGAAAAGGGAGAGCGCAAACAAATTGCAGCACATAAAACTGCCCACTTTTTAGAATACATACGCTCCAATTTTTATTTGAACACATTTAATAAAGATGATGAGTTTTATGAAAATTTAGCCGCACGAAGTAACCATAGCAAAGAAGAAGTTAAAACACTTTTTTCGTTAATAGAACAACTGGAAGCAAAAGATATTTTGACCGATACGGAGCTACAAAAGCTCAATACGGCAATAGAAAAATTTAAAAAGAAATCACATGGAAAATAA
- a CDS encoding DUF4129 domain-containing protein has protein sequence MRKLHFLLLLILCCVGGTSAQQDSLRIAYDTVPLQVKTISEKELSKFYEDAAFQYEASETDPTWWDDFKSLLANIMLRIFEGIFGVDEASGILALVIRIFPYVLLGILIYILIRFFLNINSTSLKQAKANAALVSLSEEEQIIKNENIHDLIEQALAQKDYRLAVRYSYLHVLKLMSEKELITWEPQKTNDDYLQEISKTNLQKPFTAITRLYDFTWYGDFHISEIDYQKAKRTFLSIEQTIGTNG, from the coding sequence ATGCGGAAACTGCATTTTCTTTTACTACTTATTTTATGTTGTGTTGGAGGTACTTCTGCCCAACAAGATTCTTTGAGAATTGCTTATGACACGGTTCCCCTTCAGGTGAAAACCATTAGTGAAAAAGAACTAAGTAAGTTTTATGAAGATGCCGCCTTTCAATATGAAGCTTCAGAGACCGACCCTACCTGGTGGGACGATTTTAAGAGTTTGCTCGCCAATATAATGCTCCGTATTTTTGAAGGTATTTTTGGGGTTGATGAAGCTTCAGGTATTCTTGCTCTGGTGATTCGTATTTTTCCCTATGTTCTATTGGGAATATTGATTTATATTCTCATTCGGTTTTTTCTGAACATCAACTCTACTTCACTAAAACAAGCTAAAGCCAATGCAGCTTTGGTTTCGCTATCGGAGGAAGAACAGATTATTAAGAACGAAAATATTCATGACCTAATTGAACAGGCCCTTGCCCAAAAGGACTATCGCTTAGCCGTACGTTATTCGTATTTGCATGTACTGAAATTAATGAGCGAGAAGGAATTGATTACTTGGGAACCGCAAAAAACCAATGACGATTATTTGCAAGAGATTTCAAAAACTAACCTCCAAAAACCATTTACAGCAATCACCCGTTTATACGACTTTACTTGGTATGGTGATTTTCACATTAGTGAAATAGATTACCAAAAGGCAAAAAGAACATTTCTATCCATAGAACAAACAATTGGCACTAATGGATAA
- a CDS encoding stage II sporulation protein M, with the protein MREAAFVKQNKDKWATFENALTNKTALTPDKLSDLYIEITDHLSYAKTFYAGSNTEFYLNTLASQAHQKIYKTKREPKNRILEFWKTEFPTMFFHHQRELLIAFLVFFFFSLVGAFSSANEGTFVRSILGDGYVNMTLENIEKGDPMAVYKQMGEFNMFLGITINNIRVALMAFAYGILLGIGTLFVMMQNGIMLGSFQYFFYEKGLLWESVRTIWIHGTIEISVIIIAGCAGLVLANGILFPGTYTRLESFKRGVQNGLKIMMSTVPFFIIAGFLEGFVTRHTEMPDALAILIITGSLALILFYYVIYPNRLNKKPTA; encoded by the coding sequence ATGCGCGAAGCCGCCTTTGTAAAGCAAAATAAAGACAAATGGGCTACTTTTGAAAATGCCCTGACCAACAAAACGGCTTTGACCCCTGATAAATTGTCCGATCTCTATATTGAAATTACGGACCATTTAAGCTACGCCAAAACCTTTTACGCGGGCAGCAATACAGAGTTCTACCTAAACACCTTGGCCTCACAGGCACACCAAAAAATATACAAGACCAAGCGGGAACCTAAAAACCGCATTCTAGAATTCTGGAAAACGGAATTTCCTACAATGTTCTTTCACCACCAACGCGAACTTTTAATTGCCTTTTTGGTCTTCTTCTTTTTTAGCTTAGTAGGTGCATTTTCATCTGCTAACGAAGGTACGTTTGTTCGTTCTATTTTAGGCGATGGCTATGTAAATATGACCTTAGAGAATATTGAAAAAGGAGACCCAATGGCTGTTTATAAGCAAATGGGAGAATTCAATATGTTCTTGGGTATTACCATTAATAATATTCGGGTGGCATTAATGGCTTTCGCTTATGGTATTTTATTGGGAATAGGAACCTTATTTGTAATGATGCAAAACGGAATTATGCTCGGCAGTTTCCAATATTTCTTCTACGAAAAAGGGTTACTTTGGGAATCCGTTCGTACCATTTGGATACATGGTACCATAGAAATATCCGTTATTATTATTGCGGGCTGTGCAGGGCTTGTTCTTGCCAATGGCATTTTATTTCCCGGTACGTACACACGACTGGAATCTTTTAAAAGAGGGGTGCAAAACGGATTAAAAATTATGATGAGCACCGTTCCTTTCTTTATCATTGCCGGTTTTTTGGAGGGCTTCGTAACCCGCCATACAGAAATGCCCGATGCATTGGCAATCCTGATAATTACTGGCTCTTTGGCACTAATTTTATTTTATTACGTTATATATCCTAATCGACTTAATAAAAAACCTACTGCATGA
- a CDS encoding RDD family protein gives MEQFQIETAQNITINQRTAHLGDRMLAYIIDSFIILAYTILMIMALLSLDIDFGDMWALYMLISLPAFLYYVLLETFMDGQTVGKTVMKIRVVKLDGSKPGFSSYFVRWILRIIDVVLTTGGVAVLTILIRGNGQRVGDIAAGTTVISEKKRISLKDTLLRDLPEDYKPQFPQVTIFKDREMQTIKEFYDAAKRNGNHNVIVSLSDQIKKVTGIATEMIPVDFVDRVIKDYSYYTQQL, from the coding sequence ATGGAACAATTTCAAATAGAAACAGCCCAAAATATAACCATAAATCAGCGTACGGCCCATCTGGGAGATCGTATGCTTGCTTATATAATAGATAGCTTTATCATTCTGGCCTACACCATACTCATGATTATGGCGCTGCTTTCTTTGGATATTGATTTTGGGGATATGTGGGCACTCTATATGCTCATTAGTTTGCCGGCCTTCCTGTACTACGTGCTTTTGGAAACCTTTATGGATGGGCAAACCGTGGGTAAGACCGTAATGAAAATACGGGTGGTGAAACTAGATGGTTCTAAACCTGGTTTCTCTAGTTATTTTGTACGATGGATTTTACGAATTATAGATGTTGTTCTCACAACAGGAGGCGTTGCCGTACTAACAATTTTGATAAGAGGTAATGGGCAAAGAGTAGGTGATATAGCTGCAGGAACGACCGTGATCAGTGAAAAAAAACGAATTTCTCTCAAAGATACCTTGCTGCGTGATTTGCCCGAAGATTACAAACCACAATTTCCACAAGTCACTATTTTTAAAGATCGCGAGATGCAGACCATAAAAGAATTTTATGATGCGGCAAAACGTAACGGAAATCACAATGTAATTGTATCTTTGAGCGATCAAATTAAAAAAGTTACTGGCATAGCCACAGAAATGATACCTGTGGATTTTGTTGATAGGGTTATCAAGGATTATAGTTACTATACCCAGCAGCTTTAA
- a CDS encoding trimeric intracellular cation channel family protein: MFYFLIDILGTIAFAISGVLVAMDKKLDLFGIFIISFVTAVGGGTLRDMLIGNTPVLWMREPIYITVIAGAVVFSVIFARHLKHLRRTLFLFDTIGIGLFTMLGIEKGLTVDLLPVMCIALGTITACFGGVIRDMLCNEIPVIFRTKEIYATACILGGISYFVLVLLPIDGAYAYIAAILIIIITRLLAVKLGLALPNIYGKTDS; this comes from the coding sequence ATGTTTTACTTCTTAATTGATATTCTGGGTACCATAGCATTTGCTATTTCTGGAGTTTTGGTGGCGATGGATAAAAAACTGGATCTGTTCGGTATATTTATTATATCATTCGTTACTGCAGTGGGTGGTGGAACGCTGCGAGATATGCTTATAGGCAACACGCCCGTACTTTGGATGCGTGAGCCCATTTATATTACCGTAATTGCCGGTGCTGTTGTCTTTTCTGTGATTTTTGCAAGACATTTAAAGCACTTAAGGAGAACATTGTTTTTGTTCGATACCATTGGTATTGGCCTTTTTACGATGTTGGGAATAGAAAAAGGATTGACGGTAGATTTATTACCGGTAATGTGTATTGCCCTGGGGACTATTACGGCTTGTTTTGGAGGTGTTATAAGGGATATGTTATGTAATGAGATTCCAGTGATTTTTAGAACCAAAGAAATTTATGCTACAGCCTGTATTTTAGGTGGTATCAGTTATTTTGTATTGGTACTCTTACCCATAGATGGAGCCTATGCATACATTGCGGCCATACTAATCATTATAATTACTCGTTTGTTGGCGGTGAAATTGGGCTTAGCTTTGCCCAATATTTACGGGAAAACAGATAGTTGA
- a CDS encoding peptidylprolyl isomerase, whose protein sequence is MAIRNSFLVTILPLIFLAACGESPKEKQKPSVQEEKKKDSVQIDSAKIKEEEKEEFVLTEENAIDFFYEYQKDLKVDKVKITTRFGSFTVLLFDNVPYHKANFIYLTRKGYFNDTQFHRVVKNFIIQGGNSDDRKTGKKRSEIGRYLLPPDTRKGHKHHRGVISMPSSEIDNPHMLASPYEFFIVVTKPGSYHLDGEFTPFGKVIEGMDVVDKINSVKIGEGDWPLQNIYIQKAEVIE, encoded by the coding sequence ATGGCAATCAGAAATTCTTTTTTAGTAACAATATTACCACTTATTTTTCTTGCTGCTTGTGGCGAAAGTCCTAAAGAAAAGCAAAAACCTTCTGTTCAAGAGGAAAAAAAGAAGGACTCCGTCCAGATAGATTCCGCAAAAATAAAGGAAGAGGAAAAAGAAGAGTTTGTACTGACGGAAGAGAATGCCATTGATTTTTTCTATGAATATCAAAAAGACTTAAAAGTTGACAAAGTAAAAATCACCACACGATTTGGAAGTTTCACGGTTCTGCTTTTTGACAATGTACCTTACCACAAAGCCAATTTTATCTATTTAACACGCAAGGGGTATTTTAATGATACACAGTTTCACCGTGTGGTAAAGAATTTCATAATTCAGGGCGGTAATTCAGATGATAGAAAAACGGGTAAAAAACGAAGTGAAATAGGAAGGTACCTACTTCCTCCGGACACCCGTAAAGGCCATAAACATCACAGAGGGGTAATATCTATGCCCAGTAGTGAAATTGACAATCCGCATATGCTTGCATCACCTTACGAGTTTTTTATTGTGGTGACCAAACCAGGATCCTATCATCTAGACGGTGAATTTACTCCCTTTGGTAAAGTAATTGAAGGTATGGATGTAGTGGATAAAATAAATAGTGTAAAAATAGGAGAAGGTGATTGGCCATTACAGAATATCTACATTCAAAAAGCAGAAGTCATAGAATAA
- a CDS encoding NUDIX hydrolase gives MNFDDFSIRIPKIKNLPLPGEASHLKMAPQFRLEELQTAREKPQITKKAAVMALFYPDTANLTKLLLILRKSHPKDVHSNQIGFPGGQVEVEDANMMATALRETYEEVGVKPKEIEVIKSLTEIYIPPSNFNVHPFMGLYTNPKPFLLQETEVEELVEVPLIDFMDDSNIFIEEMTTSYASNVPVPAFKLNGYTVWGATGMMLSEIKSLLQQVL, from the coding sequence ATGAATTTTGATGATTTCTCTATTCGGATACCAAAAATAAAGAATCTGCCTTTACCAGGTGAGGCTTCGCATTTAAAAATGGCACCCCAGTTTAGATTGGAGGAGCTTCAAACGGCACGAGAAAAGCCTCAAATAACAAAAAAAGCAGCTGTAATGGCTCTTTTTTATCCTGATACGGCTAACCTTACCAAGCTTTTGCTCATTTTACGAAAGAGCCACCCCAAAGACGTTCATTCCAATCAAATAGGTTTTCCAGGTGGGCAGGTTGAGGTTGAGGATGCCAATATGATGGCTACTGCCCTTCGTGAGACTTATGAAGAAGTGGGGGTTAAGCCTAAAGAAATAGAAGTTATAAAATCACTCACCGAAATTTATATTCCTCCCAGTAATTTTAATGTTCATCCCTTTATGGGGCTTTATACAAATCCAAAACCTTTTTTACTTCAAGAGACTGAAGTAGAGGAGTTGGTAGAGGTTCCGTTAATAGATTTTATGGATGACAGCAATATTTTTATAGAAGAAATGACTACTTCATATGCTTCGAACGTTCCTGTACCTGCCTTTAAACTAAATGGTTATACGGTTTGGGGAGCTACAGGAATGATGCTAAGTGAAATCAAGAGTTTGTTACAACAGGTTTTATAG
- a CDS encoding lysophospholipid acyltransferase family protein, with protein sequence MSLFKENPFGHILFLKKWLIRLIGIVTHSRYKRFNSLEIEGSDVIRSLPDKKVLFVSNHQTYFADVVAMFHVFNASLKGRDNNIKNVGYIWNPKLNMYYVAAAETMKKSLLTKIFAYAGSVSVERTWRAEGKDVKRQVKMSDISSIGKAVNDGWVITFPQGTTMPWKPLRKGTAHIIKKYKPVVVPVVIDGFRRSFDKKGLRIKKKGILQSIVIKEPLDIDYENESFESIIEKLEYAIEQHPSFLKVISKEDLQAYEEENELRRYRNRHKI encoded by the coding sequence ATGAGCTTATTTAAAGAAAATCCTTTCGGGCATATCTTGTTTCTAAAAAAGTGGTTGATCCGCCTTATCGGGATAGTTACGCACTCTAGGTACAAACGGTTTAATAGTCTAGAAATAGAAGGATCGGACGTTATCCGATCACTGCCGGATAAGAAGGTGCTTTTTGTTAGTAATCACCAAACCTATTTTGCAGATGTGGTTGCCATGTTTCATGTATTCAATGCAAGTCTTAAAGGGAGGGATAATAACATTAAGAATGTAGGTTATATCTGGAACCCTAAGTTGAACATGTACTATGTTGCTGCCGCGGAGACCATGAAAAAGAGTCTTTTAACCAAAATATTCGCATATGCAGGCTCGGTAAGCGTGGAGCGGACGTGGCGTGCCGAAGGAAAAGATGTGAAGCGTCAGGTTAAAATGAGCGATATTTCAAGTATAGGGAAAGCTGTAAATGACGGTTGGGTAATTACCTTCCCCCAAGGAACCACTATGCCGTGGAAACCTTTACGAAAGGGTACCGCACACATTATTAAAAAATATAAACCGGTTGTAGTTCCGGTAGTTATTGATGGTTTTAGACGTTCTTTTGATAAGAAAGGACTTCGTATCAAGAAAAAGGGTATCCTTCAATCTATAGTAATCAAAGAACCGTTGGACATAGATTATGAGAACGAATCCTTTGAGTCCATTATTGAAAAGCTAGAGTATGCAATTGAGCAGCACCCATCTTTCTTAAAGGTAATTTCTAAAGAGGACCTACAAGCCTACGAAGAGGAGAATGAACTGCGTAGATATCGTAACAGACATAAAATCTAA
- a CDS encoding RNA polymerase sigma factor: MNKELEHQFVTELENNQNIVHKVCTLYTNDRDSHNDLFQEITIQLWKAYPKFRGESKFSTWMYRVALNTAITLYRKSKRRVQTQDYESVIFKIKADEYDATQEEQLKLMYKAVKQLGDIDKALVFLYLEDKDYREISETLGITEVNARVKMNRIKTKLRTILNP, from the coding sequence GTGAACAAAGAACTGGAACATCAATTTGTGACGGAACTTGAGAACAACCAAAACATTGTTCACAAGGTCTGTACCCTATACACTAATGATAGAGATTCTCACAATGACCTGTTTCAAGAAATTACGATTCAGCTCTGGAAAGCTTACCCTAAATTCAGAGGGGAATCCAAATTTAGTACATGGATGTACCGCGTGGCTTTGAACACAGCTATTACGCTGTACAGAAAGTCTAAACGACGGGTTCAGACGCAGGATTATGAATCGGTAATTTTTAAAATAAAAGCCGACGAATATGATGCTACGCAAGAAGAGCAATTGAAGCTCATGTACAAAGCCGTAAAGCAATTGGGCGATATAGATAAAGCCCTAGTTTTCTTATACCTAGAAGACAAGGATTACAGAGAAATAAGTGAAACTCTAGGTATTACCGAAGTAAATGCGCGTGTGAAGATGAACAGGATCAAAACAAAATTAAGAACCATATTGAATCCTTAA